The genome window AGTGCATGACATCATCAGCCGCATGGAAAAGGTCAGAGATTTTTCTACAAAGTTTGGGACCGGTGATTTTACGGTTAAAGCCGGATTAAAGAGCAATGATGAACTGGGGATCATTGGCAGCAATCTTGATGAGATGGCTGCCAATCTCAAGGACATGATAGGAGCCATCATGAATAATGCCGGCGACCTGAACAGCTCTTCCACCGATCTTTTTTCTATTTCAGGCCGGATGTCAAGTGGAGCGGACGAGGTTTCAGGTAACTCCAACACCGTTGCCGCGGCCGCCGAGGAGATGAGCTCCAACATGAATTCAGTGGCTGCGGCCACGGAAGAGGCTTCAACCAATGTCGGCATGGTGGCGGCGGCGTCTGAAGAGATGATCGCCGTAATCAACGAGATTGCCCAAAACACGGAAAAGGCCCGCGCCATTACCGCTGAAGCCGTTGCCGAGGCCGGGAGCGCTTCCGAGAAGGTCGGCGACCTTGGGAAGGCGGCTCAGGATATCGGCAAGGTAACCGAAAGTATCACCGAGATTTCCGAGCAGACCAATCTTCTGGCCTTGAATGCCACTATTGAAGCTGCCCGCGCCGGAGAAGCCGGCAAAGGCTTTGCGGTTGTCGCCAATGAGATCAAGGAGCTTGCCAGGCAGACATCTGAAGCCACCACAGAGATAAAGAGCGGGATCACGGGTATCCAGGATTCTACGGAAGGAACTGTAATCCAGATTGATCAGATCTCAAAGGTCGTTAATGAGGTTAACGAGATTGTATCCACCATTGCCACGGCTGTTGAGGAACAATCGGTCACAACGCGGGAGATTGCCGAAAACGTGGTTCAGGCATCCCAGGGGATTGCCGAAGTTACTGAAAACGTGACTCAGAGCTCAACAGTTGCCGGGGAGATAGCCAAGGATATTTCAGAAGTTAATCAATCTGCGAACGAAATGTCAAGCAGCAGTTCCCGGGTGAATGTGAGCGCGGAAGAGCTGAGCGGGCTGGCGGAGCAGTTGAAAGAGATGGTGGGGCAGTTCACTGTTTAGTTTTTTTGTTTTTCAGACCATTTTACGATGATTAGCGTTATTACAGATACGCCGATTAAAATGAGTCCAAGATAATAATACCACATGTTATTACTCCTTTTGCTGAATAAAATAGGCGATTATCAACATGATAATAGCGGAAAAAAGACCAAATGTCAGCTCAATTATATCATATTTTGATGACATTATTTGTTTGGCAATACCAGTAGCAAAGAAAATTTTACTGAGATCAGCAAAGTATTTTGAAAGAAGTTCTTTTCGTTT of Desulfosarcina sp. BuS5 contains these proteins:
- a CDS encoding methyl-accepting chemotaxis protein, encoding MKIKYKLGIATLGLSLIIFFMFLATYWVTGKQKDDGLIINLAGRQRMLTQKMTKEVILFHLDREKTGRDDPKLAQAVRNTTQVFDKTLSALKDSGEAPIALDLTQTAYRKCPRAREPAYSQLEKVSGIWKEFSARIGAVLAGKDNSGKNFNIIVKTNTRLLGEMNKAVGMMQKQSESRVSQLLKLQIAGVLIGIICMVFAFLTVHDIISRMEKVRDFSTKFGTGDFTVKAGLKSNDELGIIGSNLDEMAANLKDMIGAIMNNAGDLNSSSTDLFSISGRMSSGADEVSGNSNTVAAAAEEMSSNMNSVAAATEEASTNVGMVAAASEEMIAVINEIAQNTEKARAITAEAVAEAGSASEKVGDLGKAAQDIGKVTESITEISEQTNLLALNATIEAARAGEAGKGFAVVANEIKELARQTSEATTEIKSGITGIQDSTEGTVIQIDQISKVVNEVNEIVSTIATAVEEQSVTTREIAENVVQASQGIAEVTENVTQSSTVAGEIAKDISEVNQSANEMSSSSSRVNVSAEELSGLAEQLKEMVGQFTV
- a CDS encoding DUF6722 family protein, coding for MDKRKELLSKYFADLSKIFFATGIAKQIMSSKYDIIELTFGLFSAIIMLIIAYFIQQKE